From the genome of Triticum aestivum cultivar Chinese Spring chromosome 3B, IWGSC CS RefSeq v2.1, whole genome shotgun sequence, one region includes:
- the LOC123070767 gene encoding uncharacterized protein At4g10930 isoform X2, with amino-acid sequence MNLLNYGNCSPFSELEMVLVMTIHTNFGWENYTSENEICGICRDIVIDRGVLDGCQHWFCYTCIDNWSAITNRCPLCKIEFQNITSTPVYDSTGTGDTIEDDYPLTSGDDDWYEPGESNTLSFPSYYIDAEAVVCLDGGDCIIRSGLVAAEDNSALDTSIACDSCDLWYHAICVGFNPETTSEDSWLCPRCVSIEAKNESEVILKQNISGDSDRTSTDASFSGRVSVSVADDGETALVVSMVGVNSESKDDLQEGSLGSKTAQEAFYCNSHPSCSIDDLSHEDVANACIPRNKDISCSSHNKSSETNLARMVSSEPTQRSSELSAMRESACILFSAEHGNISNEQSEVPQDGLSYSLLCRNKEAESTGEDAALPRNSNGKSPVIKSAQLSSAASKVARSADIDMINSDAVQKRKNDQNTQLPPMQDRQNTSDMESGGEISHPAKKAKLGVPDQEMDLIANSGVSSSDCHATSIAAEVIASDTSKIATQNKYVPDIMSIVEGESYMRDPGRELAKPVGRRAGDKPGLRMKKILHKDGKESTAVVQKLQQEIREVVRDNGISILEKDNAFDEKLLTAFRSAIGKSMDGPAKKPNLSLARKSLLQKGKIRENLTKKLYASSTGRRRSAWHRDREVDFWKHRCSPGINPEKIETLQSVLQLLKESSDTGTRKESAEEKKAFLSRLYLADASVVPRKGDIKPLSALEGCLPFDKNSQIKGDDSKSTNKPAPVTQTIKINSPNSTRKVLSSSTLSKEALSRRENKNGQAAQNKQNQSAGDIKQDKRKWALEILARKNASSIASKDQTEGTDDLSRNYPLLAKLPVDMRPQLTTGRHNKVPISVRQAQLYRIAEYYLQRANLDVIRRCADTELAIADAVNVENDIYGKSSSKSVYVNLCSQATRQSAKPKPENDASTLTEKAEVSSDLISQQVTTENTNSGNSNVEEALDRAGLLDIPATAGQTDKSELGGVLEQNASENTVCFNSVEEALKRAGLFDSPPNSPERKSTTAECNSRTVSGSPISMQQKYTNTDDTYLVNLDSEPSRSLQSSSDSRFRDASPLKDEDDSSCQQPKCSSEDDQKLIPSGETTDATENETLSVNLAEADKCSLQCEKTSQTDKETVADIPDEGTGHVEDSKEMDITVSDLHNKSSHGNNVPKEGEGISQAVKLELGKEKSSSGNQELNRKHSKGDKSSTHPAESVDSWKKPAPDPGNNSTPVSSSSIHKKVEMFVKENIRPLCKSGVITVEQYRWAVAKTAEKVMKHHSEAKNANFLIKEGDKVKKLALQYVEATQQKIS; translated from the exons ATGAACCTTTTGAATTATGGGAACTGTTCCCCATTTTCTGAGCTGGAAATGGTTTTGGTGATGACAATCCACACTAACTTTGGCTGG GAAAATTATACATCTGAGAATGAAATTTGCGGCATTTGTAGAGATATTGTCATCGATAGAGGAGTTTTGGATGGTTGCCAACACTG GTTTTGCTATACATGCATAGACAACTGGTCTGCCATCACAAATCGCTGCCCCCTCTGCAAAATTGAATTTCAGAATATAACATCCACTCCA GTATATGATAGTACTGGTACTGGAGATACTATTGAAGACGATTACCCTTTAACAAG TGGTGATGATGATTGGTATGAGCCAGGCGAAAGCAACACACTATCTTTCCCATCATACTATATAGATGCAGAA GCAGTAGTTTGTTTGGATGGTGGTGATTGCATAATTCGAAGTGGACTCGTGGCAGCTGAGGATAATTCAGCTTTAGATACATCAATTGCTTGTGATTCCTGTGATCTATG GTATCATGCTATATGTGTGGGCTTTAATCCAGAAACTACATCTGAAGATTCGTGGTTGTGCCCAAG ATGTGTATCGATTGAAGCGAAAAATGAGTCAGAGGTTATCCTGAAGCAAAACATCAGTGGAGATTCTGATAGAACATCTACCGATGCATCATTTTCTGGGAGGGTGTCAGTATCTGTTGCAGATGATGGTGAAACTGCCCTTGTTGTCTCGATGGTTGGTGTAAATTCTGAAAGTAAGGATGACCTACAAGAAGGTTCACTAGGCTCGAAGACAGCCCAAGAAGCATTTTATTGCAATTCACATCCAAGTTGTTCCATAGATGATTTATCACATGAGGATGTTGCAAATGCCTGTATCCCGAGGAACAAAGATATTTCCTGTAGCTCACACAATAAATCTTCTGAAACTAATTTGGCTCGCATGGTTTCTTCTGAACCAACACAAAGATCATCAGAACTTTCAGCAATGCGTGAGTCAGCATGTATCTTATTTAGCGCAGAGCATGGTAATATTTCAAATGAACAGTCGGAAGTACCACAAGATGGGCTATCTTATTCATTATTATGTAGAAATAAGGAGGCTGAAAGTACAGGAGAGGATGCTGCGCTGCCTAGAAACAGTAATGGGAAATCTCCTGTCATCAAATCTGCACAACTTTCATCAGCAG CTAGTAAGGTGGCAAGATCAGCTGACATTGATATGATCAACTCAGACGCAGTTCAGAAGAGGAAAAATGACCAGAACACGCAGTTGCCACCCAT GCAGGATAGACAAAATACCAGTGACATGGAATCAGGAGGTGAAATTAGTCATCCTGCGAAGAAAGCAAAACTGGGAGTGCCGGATCAGGAAATGGATCTCATTGCAAACTCAGGTGTTTCTTCATCAGACTGCCATGCTACTTCGATTGCAGCCGAAGTTATTGCCAGTGATACATCAAAAATTGCCACACAGAATAAATATGTCCCTGATATAATGAGTATAGTTGAAGGAGAGAGCTACATGAGGGATCCTGGCAGGGAGCTGGCGAAGCCTGTAGGCAGAAGAGCAGGAGATAAGCCTGGTCTTAGAATGAAGAAGATTTTACACAAGGACGGAAAAGAATCAACTGCTGTAGTTCAGAAGCTACAACAAGAGATAAGGGAAGTAGTTAGAGATAATGGTATTAGTATACTCGAGAAGGATAACGCTTTTGACGAAAAACTTTTGACCGCATTCCGTTCAGCAATTGGGAAGTCCATGGATGGACCAGCCAAAAAACCCAACCTTTCACTCGCAAGGAAGTCGCTGCTTCAAAAGGGCAAGATACGTGAGAATCTGACCAAGAAGTTGTATGCATCATCCACAGGAAGGAGACGAAGTGCATGGCACCGTGACAGGGAAGTTGACTTCTGGAAACATCGTTGCTCCCCAGGGATAAATCCTGAAAAGATTGAGACACTGCAATCAGTACTTCAGTTACTCAAGGAATCCTCAGATACTGGCACGCGCAAAGAAAGTGCTGAGGAGAAGAAAGCCTTTTTGTCCAGGTTATATCTGGCTGATGCATCAGTTGTTCCCAGAAAGGGTGATATAAAACCTCTCTCCGCCCTTGAAGGGTGCCTCCCATTCGATAAAAATAGCCAAATCAAAGGTGACGACAGCAAATCAACAAACAAACCTGCACCTGTGACTCAGACAATCAAAATCAATTCGCCCAACAGCACCAGAAAAGTATTGAGTTCTTCGACCCTGAGTAAAGAAGCATTGAGTAGAAGAGAAAACAAAAATGGTCAGGCAGCACAGAATAAACAAAACCAATCTGCTGGTGATATCAAGCAGGACAAAAGAAAATGGGCCCTTGAGATCCTGGCAAGGAAAAATGCCAGCTCTATTGCTAGCAAAGATCAAACAGAAGGCACAGACGATCTCAGCAGGAACTACCCTTTATTA GCAAAACTTCCTGTGGATATGCGGCCACAGCTCACAACTGGACGTCATAATAAAGTTCCTATTTCAGTTAGACAG GCACAACTTTACCGCATCGCCGAGTATTATCTGCAGAGAGCAAATTTGGATGTTATTCGCAGATGTGCAGATACCGAATTGGCTATTGCTGATGCTGTCAATGTAGAAAATGATATTTACGGGAAGTCCAGTAGCAAATCAGTTTATGTGAATCTTTGCTCCCAGGCTACTCGCCAGTCTGCCAAGCCAAAACCCGAGAATGATGCTTCAACTCTAACTGAAAAGGCTGAAGTTAGCAGCGATTTGATATCACAGCAGGTTACAACTGAAAATACCAATAGTGGTAACAGTAATGTGGAAGAAGCTTTAGACAGAGCAGGCCTTTTGGATATTCCTGCTACTGCCGGACAAACTGATAAGAGTGAACTAGGTGGTGTGCTTGAGCAGAATGCGAGTGAAAATACTGTTTGTTTCAACAGCGTGGAAGAAGCGCTAAAAAGAGCAGGCCTCTTTGATTCCCCTCCTAACAGTCCCGAGAGAAAAAGTACCACAGCTGAATGTAATTCCAGGACAGTTTCCGGTTCTCCAATTTCCATGCAACAAAAATATACAAATACAGATGATACTTACTTGGTAAATTTGGACTCTGAACCGAGCAGAAGTTTGCAGTCAAGTTCTGATTCTAGGTTTAGGGATGCATCCCCACTTAAAGATGAGGATGATTCATCCTGTCAGCAACCAAAATGTAGTTCTGAGGATGATCAGAAATTGATACCCAGCGGAGAAACTACAGATGCAACAGAAAATGAAACCCTTTCAGTGAACTTGGCCGAAGCCGATAAATGTAGTTTGCAATGCGAAAAAACGAGTCAAACAGACAAGGAAACTGTAGCTGACATCCCTGATGAAGGTACCGGGCATGTGGAGGACTCAAAAGAAATGGACATAACAGTGAGCGATTTGCATAATAAATCTAGTCATGGGAATAATGTGCCGAAAGAAGGTGAAGGAATCAGTCAAGCAGTGAAACTGGAGCTCGGTAAAGAGAAGTCTTCCAGTGGCAATCAAGAGTTGAATCGTAAACATTCCAAAGGAGACAAGTCATCCACCCATCCAGCAGAAAGTGTAGACAGTTGGAAGAAACCAGCACCTGACCCAGGCAATAACAGCACACCAGTTTCATCTAGTTCCATACATAAGAAG GTTGAAATGTTTGTGAAAGAGAACATCAGGCCACTTTGCAAGAGCGGCGTAATCACCGTGGAGCAATACAGGTGGGCTGTTGCTAAAACAGCAGAGAAGGTTATGAAGCACCACTCGGAGGCTAAGAATGCCAACTTCCTGATCAAGGAGGGTGACAAGGTGAAAAAGCTTGCTCTGCAGTATGTTGAGGCAACTCAGCAAAAGATCAGTTGA
- the LOC123070767 gene encoding uncharacterized protein At4g10930 isoform X1 — MNLLNYGNCSPFSELEMVLVMTIHTNFGWENYTSENEICGICRDIVIDRGVLDGCQHWFCYTCIDNWSAITNRCPLCKIEFQNITSTPVYDSTGTGDTIEDDYPLTSGDDDWYEPGESNTLSFPSYYIDAEAVVCLDGGDCIIRSGLVAAEDNSALDTSIACDSCDLWYHAICVGFNPETTSEDSWLCPRCVSIEAKNESEVILKQNISGDSDRTSTDASFSGRVSVSVADDGETALVVSMVGVNSESKDDLQEGSLGSKTAQEAFYCNSHPSCSIDDLSHEDVANACIPRNKDISCSSHNKSSETNLARMVSSEPTQRSSELSAMRESACILFSAEHGNISNEQSEVPQDGLSYSLLCRNKEAESTGEDAALPRNSNGKSPVIKSAQLSSAASKVARSADIDMINSDAVQKRKNDQNTQLPPILFSRQDRQNTSDMESGGEISHPAKKAKLGVPDQEMDLIANSGVSSSDCHATSIAAEVIASDTSKIATQNKYVPDIMSIVEGESYMRDPGRELAKPVGRRAGDKPGLRMKKILHKDGKESTAVVQKLQQEIREVVRDNGISILEKDNAFDEKLLTAFRSAIGKSMDGPAKKPNLSLARKSLLQKGKIRENLTKKLYASSTGRRRSAWHRDREVDFWKHRCSPGINPEKIETLQSVLQLLKESSDTGTRKESAEEKKAFLSRLYLADASVVPRKGDIKPLSALEGCLPFDKNSQIKGDDSKSTNKPAPVTQTIKINSPNSTRKVLSSSTLSKEALSRRENKNGQAAQNKQNQSAGDIKQDKRKWALEILARKNASSIASKDQTEGTDDLSRNYPLLAKLPVDMRPQLTTGRHNKVPISVRQAQLYRIAEYYLQRANLDVIRRCADTELAIADAVNVENDIYGKSSSKSVYVNLCSQATRQSAKPKPENDASTLTEKAEVSSDLISQQVTTENTNSGNSNVEEALDRAGLLDIPATAGQTDKSELGGVLEQNASENTVCFNSVEEALKRAGLFDSPPNSPERKSTTAECNSRTVSGSPISMQQKYTNTDDTYLVNLDSEPSRSLQSSSDSRFRDASPLKDEDDSSCQQPKCSSEDDQKLIPSGETTDATENETLSVNLAEADKCSLQCEKTSQTDKETVADIPDEGTGHVEDSKEMDITVSDLHNKSSHGNNVPKEGEGISQAVKLELGKEKSSSGNQELNRKHSKGDKSSTHPAESVDSWKKPAPDPGNNSTPVSSSSIHKKVEMFVKENIRPLCKSGVITVEQYRWAVAKTAEKVMKHHSEAKNANFLIKEGDKVKKLALQYVEATQQKIS, encoded by the exons ATGAACCTTTTGAATTATGGGAACTGTTCCCCATTTTCTGAGCTGGAAATGGTTTTGGTGATGACAATCCACACTAACTTTGGCTGG GAAAATTATACATCTGAGAATGAAATTTGCGGCATTTGTAGAGATATTGTCATCGATAGAGGAGTTTTGGATGGTTGCCAACACTG GTTTTGCTATACATGCATAGACAACTGGTCTGCCATCACAAATCGCTGCCCCCTCTGCAAAATTGAATTTCAGAATATAACATCCACTCCA GTATATGATAGTACTGGTACTGGAGATACTATTGAAGACGATTACCCTTTAACAAG TGGTGATGATGATTGGTATGAGCCAGGCGAAAGCAACACACTATCTTTCCCATCATACTATATAGATGCAGAA GCAGTAGTTTGTTTGGATGGTGGTGATTGCATAATTCGAAGTGGACTCGTGGCAGCTGAGGATAATTCAGCTTTAGATACATCAATTGCTTGTGATTCCTGTGATCTATG GTATCATGCTATATGTGTGGGCTTTAATCCAGAAACTACATCTGAAGATTCGTGGTTGTGCCCAAG ATGTGTATCGATTGAAGCGAAAAATGAGTCAGAGGTTATCCTGAAGCAAAACATCAGTGGAGATTCTGATAGAACATCTACCGATGCATCATTTTCTGGGAGGGTGTCAGTATCTGTTGCAGATGATGGTGAAACTGCCCTTGTTGTCTCGATGGTTGGTGTAAATTCTGAAAGTAAGGATGACCTACAAGAAGGTTCACTAGGCTCGAAGACAGCCCAAGAAGCATTTTATTGCAATTCACATCCAAGTTGTTCCATAGATGATTTATCACATGAGGATGTTGCAAATGCCTGTATCCCGAGGAACAAAGATATTTCCTGTAGCTCACACAATAAATCTTCTGAAACTAATTTGGCTCGCATGGTTTCTTCTGAACCAACACAAAGATCATCAGAACTTTCAGCAATGCGTGAGTCAGCATGTATCTTATTTAGCGCAGAGCATGGTAATATTTCAAATGAACAGTCGGAAGTACCACAAGATGGGCTATCTTATTCATTATTATGTAGAAATAAGGAGGCTGAAAGTACAGGAGAGGATGCTGCGCTGCCTAGAAACAGTAATGGGAAATCTCCTGTCATCAAATCTGCACAACTTTCATCAGCAG CTAGTAAGGTGGCAAGATCAGCTGACATTGATATGATCAACTCAGACGCAGTTCAGAAGAGGAAAAATGACCAGAACACGCAGTTGCCACCCAT TCTTTTTTCCAGGCAGGATAGACAAAATACCAGTGACATGGAATCAGGAGGTGAAATTAGTCATCCTGCGAAGAAAGCAAAACTGGGAGTGCCGGATCAGGAAATGGATCTCATTGCAAACTCAGGTGTTTCTTCATCAGACTGCCATGCTACTTCGATTGCAGCCGAAGTTATTGCCAGTGATACATCAAAAATTGCCACACAGAATAAATATGTCCCTGATATAATGAGTATAGTTGAAGGAGAGAGCTACATGAGGGATCCTGGCAGGGAGCTGGCGAAGCCTGTAGGCAGAAGAGCAGGAGATAAGCCTGGTCTTAGAATGAAGAAGATTTTACACAAGGACGGAAAAGAATCAACTGCTGTAGTTCAGAAGCTACAACAAGAGATAAGGGAAGTAGTTAGAGATAATGGTATTAGTATACTCGAGAAGGATAACGCTTTTGACGAAAAACTTTTGACCGCATTCCGTTCAGCAATTGGGAAGTCCATGGATGGACCAGCCAAAAAACCCAACCTTTCACTCGCAAGGAAGTCGCTGCTTCAAAAGGGCAAGATACGTGAGAATCTGACCAAGAAGTTGTATGCATCATCCACAGGAAGGAGACGAAGTGCATGGCACCGTGACAGGGAAGTTGACTTCTGGAAACATCGTTGCTCCCCAGGGATAAATCCTGAAAAGATTGAGACACTGCAATCAGTACTTCAGTTACTCAAGGAATCCTCAGATACTGGCACGCGCAAAGAAAGTGCTGAGGAGAAGAAAGCCTTTTTGTCCAGGTTATATCTGGCTGATGCATCAGTTGTTCCCAGAAAGGGTGATATAAAACCTCTCTCCGCCCTTGAAGGGTGCCTCCCATTCGATAAAAATAGCCAAATCAAAGGTGACGACAGCAAATCAACAAACAAACCTGCACCTGTGACTCAGACAATCAAAATCAATTCGCCCAACAGCACCAGAAAAGTATTGAGTTCTTCGACCCTGAGTAAAGAAGCATTGAGTAGAAGAGAAAACAAAAATGGTCAGGCAGCACAGAATAAACAAAACCAATCTGCTGGTGATATCAAGCAGGACAAAAGAAAATGGGCCCTTGAGATCCTGGCAAGGAAAAATGCCAGCTCTATTGCTAGCAAAGATCAAACAGAAGGCACAGACGATCTCAGCAGGAACTACCCTTTATTA GCAAAACTTCCTGTGGATATGCGGCCACAGCTCACAACTGGACGTCATAATAAAGTTCCTATTTCAGTTAGACAG GCACAACTTTACCGCATCGCCGAGTATTATCTGCAGAGAGCAAATTTGGATGTTATTCGCAGATGTGCAGATACCGAATTGGCTATTGCTGATGCTGTCAATGTAGAAAATGATATTTACGGGAAGTCCAGTAGCAAATCAGTTTATGTGAATCTTTGCTCCCAGGCTACTCGCCAGTCTGCCAAGCCAAAACCCGAGAATGATGCTTCAACTCTAACTGAAAAGGCTGAAGTTAGCAGCGATTTGATATCACAGCAGGTTACAACTGAAAATACCAATAGTGGTAACAGTAATGTGGAAGAAGCTTTAGACAGAGCAGGCCTTTTGGATATTCCTGCTACTGCCGGACAAACTGATAAGAGTGAACTAGGTGGTGTGCTTGAGCAGAATGCGAGTGAAAATACTGTTTGTTTCAACAGCGTGGAAGAAGCGCTAAAAAGAGCAGGCCTCTTTGATTCCCCTCCTAACAGTCCCGAGAGAAAAAGTACCACAGCTGAATGTAATTCCAGGACAGTTTCCGGTTCTCCAATTTCCATGCAACAAAAATATACAAATACAGATGATACTTACTTGGTAAATTTGGACTCTGAACCGAGCAGAAGTTTGCAGTCAAGTTCTGATTCTAGGTTTAGGGATGCATCCCCACTTAAAGATGAGGATGATTCATCCTGTCAGCAACCAAAATGTAGTTCTGAGGATGATCAGAAATTGATACCCAGCGGAGAAACTACAGATGCAACAGAAAATGAAACCCTTTCAGTGAACTTGGCCGAAGCCGATAAATGTAGTTTGCAATGCGAAAAAACGAGTCAAACAGACAAGGAAACTGTAGCTGACATCCCTGATGAAGGTACCGGGCATGTGGAGGACTCAAAAGAAATGGACATAACAGTGAGCGATTTGCATAATAAATCTAGTCATGGGAATAATGTGCCGAAAGAAGGTGAAGGAATCAGTCAAGCAGTGAAACTGGAGCTCGGTAAAGAGAAGTCTTCCAGTGGCAATCAAGAGTTGAATCGTAAACATTCCAAAGGAGACAAGTCATCCACCCATCCAGCAGAAAGTGTAGACAGTTGGAAGAAACCAGCACCTGACCCAGGCAATAACAGCACACCAGTTTCATCTAGTTCCATACATAAGAAG GTTGAAATGTTTGTGAAAGAGAACATCAGGCCACTTTGCAAGAGCGGCGTAATCACCGTGGAGCAATACAGGTGGGCTGTTGCTAAAACAGCAGAGAAGGTTATGAAGCACCACTCGGAGGCTAAGAATGCCAACTTCCTGATCAAGGAGGGTGACAAGGTGAAAAAGCTTGCTCTGCAGTATGTTGAGGCAACTCAGCAAAAGATCAGTTGA
- the LOC123070767 gene encoding uncharacterized protein At4g10930 isoform X5 has protein sequence MVGVNSESKDDLQEGSLGSKTAQEAFYCNSHPSCSIDDLSHEDVANACIPRNKDISCSSHNKSSETNLARMVSSEPTQRSSELSAMRESACILFSAEHGNISNEQSEVPQDGLSYSLLCRNKEAESTGEDAALPRNSNGKSPVIKSAQLSSAASKVARSADIDMINSDAVQKRKNDQNTQLPPILFSRQDRQNTSDMESGGEISHPAKKAKLGVPDQEMDLIANSGVSSSDCHATSIAAEVIASDTSKIATQNKYVPDIMSIVEGESYMRDPGRELAKPVGRRAGDKPGLRMKKILHKDGKESTAVVQKLQQEIREVVRDNGISILEKDNAFDEKLLTAFRSAIGKSMDGPAKKPNLSLARKSLLQKGKIRENLTKKLYASSTGRRRSAWHRDREVDFWKHRCSPGINPEKIETLQSVLQLLKESSDTGTRKESAEEKKAFLSRLYLADASVVPRKGDIKPLSALEGCLPFDKNSQIKGDDSKSTNKPAPVTQTIKINSPNSTRKVLSSSTLSKEALSRRENKNGQAAQNKQNQSAGDIKQDKRKWALEILARKNASSIASKDQTEGTDDLSRNYPLLAKLPVDMRPQLTTGRHNKVPISVRQAQLYRIAEYYLQRANLDVIRRCADTELAIADAVNVENDIYGKSSSKSVYVNLCSQATRQSAKPKPENDASTLTEKAEVSSDLISQQVTTENTNSGNSNVEEALDRAGLLDIPATAGQTDKSELGGVLEQNASENTVCFNSVEEALKRAGLFDSPPNSPERKSTTAECNSRTVSGSPISMQQKYTNTDDTYLVNLDSEPSRSLQSSSDSRFRDASPLKDEDDSSCQQPKCSSEDDQKLIPSGETTDATENETLSVNLAEADKCSLQCEKTSQTDKETVADIPDEGTGHVEDSKEMDITVSDLHNKSSHGNNVPKEGEGISQAVKLELGKEKSSSGNQELNRKHSKGDKSSTHPAESVDSWKKPAPDPGNNSTPVSSSSIHKKVEMFVKENIRPLCKSGVITVEQYRWAVAKTAEKVMKHHSEAKNANFLIKEGDKVKKLALQYVEATQQKIS, from the exons ATGGTTGGTGTAAATTCTGAAAGTAAGGATGACCTACAAGAAGGTTCACTAGGCTCGAAGACAGCCCAAGAAGCATTTTATTGCAATTCACATCCAAGTTGTTCCATAGATGATTTATCACATGAGGATGTTGCAAATGCCTGTATCCCGAGGAACAAAGATATTTCCTGTAGCTCACACAATAAATCTTCTGAAACTAATTTGGCTCGCATGGTTTCTTCTGAACCAACACAAAGATCATCAGAACTTTCAGCAATGCGTGAGTCAGCATGTATCTTATTTAGCGCAGAGCATGGTAATATTTCAAATGAACAGTCGGAAGTACCACAAGATGGGCTATCTTATTCATTATTATGTAGAAATAAGGAGGCTGAAAGTACAGGAGAGGATGCTGCGCTGCCTAGAAACAGTAATGGGAAATCTCCTGTCATCAAATCTGCACAACTTTCATCAGCAG CTAGTAAGGTGGCAAGATCAGCTGACATTGATATGATCAACTCAGACGCAGTTCAGAAGAGGAAAAATGACCAGAACACGCAGTTGCCACCCAT TCTTTTTTCCAGGCAGGATAGACAAAATACCAGTGACATGGAATCAGGAGGTGAAATTAGTCATCCTGCGAAGAAAGCAAAACTGGGAGTGCCGGATCAGGAAATGGATCTCATTGCAAACTCAGGTGTTTCTTCATCAGACTGCCATGCTACTTCGATTGCAGCCGAAGTTATTGCCAGTGATACATCAAAAATTGCCACACAGAATAAATATGTCCCTGATATAATGAGTATAGTTGAAGGAGAGAGCTACATGAGGGATCCTGGCAGGGAGCTGGCGAAGCCTGTAGGCAGAAGAGCAGGAGATAAGCCTGGTCTTAGAATGAAGAAGATTTTACACAAGGACGGAAAAGAATCAACTGCTGTAGTTCAGAAGCTACAACAAGAGATAAGGGAAGTAGTTAGAGATAATGGTATTAGTATACTCGAGAAGGATAACGCTTTTGACGAAAAACTTTTGACCGCATTCCGTTCAGCAATTGGGAAGTCCATGGATGGACCAGCCAAAAAACCCAACCTTTCACTCGCAAGGAAGTCGCTGCTTCAAAAGGGCAAGATACGTGAGAATCTGACCAAGAAGTTGTATGCATCATCCACAGGAAGGAGACGAAGTGCATGGCACCGTGACAGGGAAGTTGACTTCTGGAAACATCGTTGCTCCCCAGGGATAAATCCTGAAAAGATTGAGACACTGCAATCAGTACTTCAGTTACTCAAGGAATCCTCAGATACTGGCACGCGCAAAGAAAGTGCTGAGGAGAAGAAAGCCTTTTTGTCCAGGTTATATCTGGCTGATGCATCAGTTGTTCCCAGAAAGGGTGATATAAAACCTCTCTCCGCCCTTGAAGGGTGCCTCCCATTCGATAAAAATAGCCAAATCAAAGGTGACGACAGCAAATCAACAAACAAACCTGCACCTGTGACTCAGACAATCAAAATCAATTCGCCCAACAGCACCAGAAAAGTATTGAGTTCTTCGACCCTGAGTAAAGAAGCATTGAGTAGAAGAGAAAACAAAAATGGTCAGGCAGCACAGAATAAACAAAACCAATCTGCTGGTGATATCAAGCAGGACAAAAGAAAATGGGCCCTTGAGATCCTGGCAAGGAAAAATGCCAGCTCTATTGCTAGCAAAGATCAAACAGAAGGCACAGACGATCTCAGCAGGAACTACCCTTTATTA GCAAAACTTCCTGTGGATATGCGGCCACAGCTCACAACTGGACGTCATAATAAAGTTCCTATTTCAGTTAGACAG GCACAACTTTACCGCATCGCCGAGTATTATCTGCAGAGAGCAAATTTGGATGTTATTCGCAGATGTGCAGATACCGAATTGGCTATTGCTGATGCTGTCAATGTAGAAAATGATATTTACGGGAAGTCCAGTAGCAAATCAGTTTATGTGAATCTTTGCTCCCAGGCTACTCGCCAGTCTGCCAAGCCAAAACCCGAGAATGATGCTTCAACTCTAACTGAAAAGGCTGAAGTTAGCAGCGATTTGATATCACAGCAGGTTACAACTGAAAATACCAATAGTGGTAACAGTAATGTGGAAGAAGCTTTAGACAGAGCAGGCCTTTTGGATATTCCTGCTACTGCCGGACAAACTGATAAGAGTGAACTAGGTGGTGTGCTTGAGCAGAATGCGAGTGAAAATACTGTTTGTTTCAACAGCGTGGAAGAAGCGCTAAAAAGAGCAGGCCTCTTTGATTCCCCTCCTAACAGTCCCGAGAGAAAAAGTACCACAGCTGAATGTAATTCCAGGACAGTTTCCGGTTCTCCAATTTCCATGCAACAAAAATATACAAATACAGATGATACTTACTTGGTAAATTTGGACTCTGAACCGAGCAGAAGTTTGCAGTCAAGTTCTGATTCTAGGTTTAGGGATGCATCCCCACTTAAAGATGAGGATGATTCATCCTGTCAGCAACCAAAATGTAGTTCTGAGGATGATCAGAAATTGATACCCAGCGGAGAAACTACAGATGCAACAGAAAATGAAACCCTTTCAGTGAACTTGGCCGAAGCCGATAAATGTAGTTTGCAATGCGAAAAAACGAGTCAAACAGACAAGGAAACTGTAGCTGACATCCCTGATGAAGGTACCGGGCATGTGGAGGACTCAAAAGAAATGGACATAACAGTGAGCGATTTGCATAATAAATCTAGTCATGGGAATAATGTGCCGAAAGAAGGTGAAGGAATCAGTCAAGCAGTGAAACTGGAGCTCGGTAAAGAGAAGTCTTCCAGTGGCAATCAAGAGTTGAATCGTAAACATTCCAAAGGAGACAAGTCATCCACCCATCCAGCAGAAAGTGTAGACAGTTGGAAGAAACCAGCACCTGACCCAGGCAATAACAGCACACCAGTTTCATCTAGTTCCATACATAAGAAG GTTGAAATGTTTGTGAAAGAGAACATCAGGCCACTTTGCAAGAGCGGCGTAATCACCGTGGAGCAATACAGGTGGGCTGTTGCTAAAACAGCAGAGAAGGTTATGAAGCACCACTCGGAGGCTAAGAATGCCAACTTCCTGATCAAGGAGGGTGACAAGGTGAAAAAGCTTGCTCTGCAGTATGTTGAGGCAACTCAGCAAAAGATCAGTTGA